ACTATATTGGCTACACTGCATTACAAACTGGAACCCGGCAATTGCTAATTAGTGGTTTTGCGCTGATTCTTGGACCAATTGCTGGTATCTTGAGTAGTAAAATTTCTAAGAAGTGGATGATTAGTATTTCATTGCTGATTATTGCAGCTGGTTTACTTGTAATGGAACACCAAATCACACCAACTGTAACGTTCGCTGCGCTTTGGCCAGCGTTCATCTTGATTGGGATTGGTGGTGCGACGGTTAATCCACCAATGACGAACGCAGCATTGGAAGAAGTTGAACCACGTCACTTGGGGATGGCTTCAGGTATTTTGAACGTTCTCCGTCAATTCGGGGTTAGTTTTGGGATTGTGTTCTTAGGATTGCGTTTGACTGGGGGTTACCGTGATAGCTTGACCACAAACTTGCCAAAGTTGCACTTACCACAACAAGCCGCTGATGGGATTCACACCGCATTGTTCAAAGGTGGACCATTTGCCGGTAACGAAATTTTGCAAAGCCCTCGCGCCGCAGCTTTCCGTGCGATGCCTGGATTTGCTGACTTGAAGCACACTGTCTTTACAGCATTTGACCACGGATTTACATCAGTATTATTCGCTGGCGCAGCAATGCTGATTATCGGGGCAATTGCCGCCGCTATCTTAATTAAAGACAGCGCTAAAGGTACTGAAGCAACTAAGCAATAAAATATTGCGGCCTCTTGGCACACGTTAATAAGCTCGATTTCTACCAATTAAGGAGAAATCGAGCTTATTTTTGCGTGGCAGGGTGTGTTTTGCCCCTCCTTTTTTATGAATTCAGCATGCTAAATAGCCAATATGCCAAGAGGGGTTGTAAGTATATTTAATGGTGTTATGATTCAGGTAGAAACATGTTCGGAGATTTGTGAATATTGTCCAGTGGCACAATGGTACTGCGCCTAACTGTTAATTAGGAGAGTGTTGGTTCGATTCCAACCTGGACAGTCAGAAAAAAATTATGGTTCTATTTCGTCTTGAGTAAAATTGGCCACTGCGTGCCAGTAAATTACTTGGCGCACCACGCTGGAAGCACATGTTCAAGCCAAAGTGCGGTCTTGAACAACTCGGATGAGCTGGGAGTCTAAGGAATAAATTCCTAAGACTCCTCATCTTATCCTCAGCGGCGACATGTGTTGCACACATATCACCCCAGTCGCGGTGTAAAGGCTACGCCCGCCAAGTAATTTACCGCCACTCCGTTAGTTAGGAATAATACTCAAACTAGCGAAAAGCAGCAGCCAACCACAGGGCACTGCAGCATGGAAAAAACAATCCGACACTAGAAAAATATAGCCAAAATTAGAAGTGGCAAGAAACGGGCGTGGTAGGTGATACTGGGCTTTTTTTGTTTTAAACTGCTGGTTCGCAAACATAAGACAGACTGCTCGAACGTGTGCTTTTGGCGTAGTGTACCAAACAATTTGCCGGAACGTAGTGGTAACCGTATAAATAAAAAATGATAAAAATAAAGCTTGCATTAAAATTAAAAGAGAATTATGATAAGTCTCGTGCAATTGAATTAATTAAACAACGTGATCAGGAAAGTAACTTGGTACGGCATGTACAGGGAGTTGGCGTAATTGAGAGTTCAGCGATGTATGGCCAGGTGAAATTGGACCTGTGATTTGGTGTAGCGAAGCCGTGGGGCGGGTCTACAACGGAATTGGCCTCCGTTATCAAAGGCACACGAATCGTCCAGACGTGGGCCGTTCGTTGCAGAGGTCTATTTGGGTAACCAATAGACAAAATAGAATGGTAACGCGACAGAGGTCGTTTCTATGTTTTCGGACATAGGAACGACCTCTTTTTTGTTTCCCAGCCAAACTTAGCTAGACGGGGCGGCGTATCTAAATTTAGTCAAAATCTATTAGACCTCATCATTCAAATGAATTTCATTTGCTGATTAACTAACATTGGAGAAATTACATGATTAAGAAATATTTATTATCAGGAATTATCATCGTCGCAATTGTAGCGGGTGTATTCGCAGTTGAGTATCATCCAACGAAAGCGCATGACCAAGCAGCTGATTCAAATAATATTAAGCTTGCTTATAACAACAAGACCAAAGCAATTAAAGGTGGCATATTACAAATGGGGTTGGTTGAAGATCAACCATTTGCCGGGATCTTTTTGCCAGAAGTCACAACACGTGATGACGATGTGACCTTAGCACAACCTTTAGGCGTTAGCATTTTTAAAACTGACAAAACCTATAAAATTATTGATGGTGGGGCGGCTAATTTGCGGCTTGATGCTAAAACTAAGACGGCAACCATCACCTTACGCAAGAATTTGAAGTGGTCAGATGGCCGTAGTGTTACAGCTAAAGATTTAGAATATCCGTATGAATTAGTGACCAGCCCCGCGTATCAAGCCCAAACGTATACCGAAGCATTAGCTAATATCGTTGGAATGGATGCATACCATGCGGGTAAAGCCAAGACAATTAGTGGAATTACGTTCACCAATGGCCAAAATGGTCGGGTTATGCAAGTGGCGATGAAAGCCATGGTACCGGGATTAACGCAAGCTGGTTCGGGTTACTTGCTTTCATCAGTTGAGCCGTATCATTATTTAAAGGCAATTAAGCCAAATAAGTTAACTGGTGCACCACAAGTGCGGCAACACCCACTTTCATGGGGGCCTTACAAGATTGCCAAAGTTATGAGCGGACAATCAATAACGTATGTGCGCAATCCATATTACTATGGCAAGCCGGCTAAACTAGCAAAATTACAGATGACTTCAGTTACCACGGCGACGTCGGCAGAAGCTTTGAAGGCCAAAAAATACGATATTATGTATGGTATGCCAGCGACAGCCTATCCAGCGGTCAGCAAACTAAAGGATTATGTCCAAACTGGTCATGAAAGTTTAGCCTTGTCATCAATGTACTTTAATTTAGGACACTTTGATGCTAAGCAAGGGATTAACATTCAAGATCGTAACACACCACTGCAAAATAAAAATTTACGCGCAGCGATGGGCTATGCGTTAAACTTGGACGAAATCAACAAGAAGTTTAACTACGGTTTGCAGATGCGAGCCAATACAACAGTTCCGGTTGCTTTCAAGCAATTTAACGATAAAAGTATCAAAGGCTTTCCGTTAAATCTTAACAAAGCTAATCAATTACTTGATCAAGCCGGATTCAAGTGGGATGCAAAGCATGAATATCGGCTGACACCTGCGGGTAAAGCATTTAGCCTGACGTATCTTGCACAAAATGGTAGTGAGAATTCAGAGGTCATTGCCCAAGACAGCATTCAACAATGGAAACAAATTGGGGTTAATGTGCACCTCTACCATAATCGATTAGCTGACTTTAACACATGGTTAGATATGGCAGTATCTGGAACAAACCAAGCATGGGATATTACTGATGGGAACGCTACTTTGAGCCAAGAACCATCACAAGCAGGCATGTTTGGCAAAGGGGCCTTGTATAACCTGGGTCACTTTACGTCCCCTGAGTTGACTAAGTTGATTAAAAACATCGATTCACCAAAAGCCAACAACTTAAAGTATCGGCAAGCCCAATTTAAGGCCTACCAAGCTTACATGACTAAGGAAGCCGTCGTTATCCCCAAGTCATTTAGTATGGCATGGTATCCAGTTAACACACGAGTAACCGGCTTCACGACAGCTGCTGATAGCTATAATAACTTTGCTAACATTGGTGTGAGTGCAGAAGCAATTCAATAATAGTATTGGATTGTGCAGCAAAATGTGAGGCTGTTAAGTAAATTTGGTAGTTTTAGCTGAAAATACGGGTGATGAACTAAAAGTTTTAAATTAACTTTTGATAGTTAATTTCCGCTGTAAGATGGGCGGGGTAAGCGATACAGGGAAAGTTATAAGCTGGGATTTTAAGGACTTATAAGAAAGTTTGAATTAATTAAGCCTAAAGTGTATCTATTTATAAATTCCCGTGCTATACTATGTCTTGTAGTTTGGTTCGGCTTCAAAGGTACTGTTTCATTTTATGAAATACTCCGTTGCACCAATCCAGTATTACAAATACAAAGTAGGCAAACCCTACACAAGGAGATTCATATTATGGAACACGGTACAGTTAAATGGTTTAACGCAGACAAGGGCTTCGGCTTCATCACTCGTGAAAACGGCGAAGACGTCTTTGCACACTTCTCAGCTATCCAAGGTGACGGTTACAAGTCACTTGACGAAGGCCAAAAGGTTACTTTTGA
This is a stretch of genomic DNA from Periweissella cryptocerci. It encodes these proteins:
- a CDS encoding cold-shock protein; amino-acid sequence: MEHGTVKWFNADKGFGFITRENGEDVFAHFSAIQGDGYKSLDEGQKVTFDVESSDRGPQAANIVKD
- a CDS encoding ABC transporter substrate-binding protein, which translates into the protein MIKKYLLSGIIIVAIVAGVFAVEYHPTKAHDQAADSNNIKLAYNNKTKAIKGGILQMGLVEDQPFAGIFLPEVTTRDDDVTLAQPLGVSIFKTDKTYKIIDGGAANLRLDAKTKTATITLRKNLKWSDGRSVTAKDLEYPYELVTSPAYQAQTYTEALANIVGMDAYHAGKAKTISGITFTNGQNGRVMQVAMKAMVPGLTQAGSGYLLSSVEPYHYLKAIKPNKLTGAPQVRQHPLSWGPYKIAKVMSGQSITYVRNPYYYGKPAKLAKLQMTSVTTATSAEALKAKKYDIMYGMPATAYPAVSKLKDYVQTGHESLALSSMYFNLGHFDAKQGINIQDRNTPLQNKNLRAAMGYALNLDEINKKFNYGLQMRANTTVPVAFKQFNDKSIKGFPLNLNKANQLLDQAGFKWDAKHEYRLTPAGKAFSLTYLAQNGSENSEVIAQDSIQQWKQIGVNVHLYHNRLADFNTWLDMAVSGTNQAWDITDGNATLSQEPSQAGMFGKGALYNLGHFTSPELTKLIKNIDSPKANNLKYRQAQFKAYQAYMTKEAVVIPKSFSMAWYPVNTRVTGFTTAADSYNNFANIGVSAEAIQ